A genome region from Phocoena sinus isolate mPhoSin1 chromosome 16, mPhoSin1.pri, whole genome shotgun sequence includes the following:
- the LOC116741650 gene encoding LOW QUALITY PROTEIN: male-specific lethal 3 homolog (The sequence of the model RefSeq protein was modified relative to this genomic sequence to represent the inferred CDS: inserted 1 base in 1 codon; substituted 1 base at 1 genomic stop codon), with product MSAREGVKFKFHSGEKVLCFEPDPTKARVLDDAKIVDVIVGKDEKGRKIPEYLIHLTSWNRSWDRWAAEDHVLRDTDENWRLQRKLARKAVARLRSTGRKRKRCRLPGVDSVLKSLPVEEKDENVENLISGSSDDSSEEKDEEISEESDIEEKTEVKEEPELHAKKEMEERTIAVEIPEVLKRSXEDDCYCINRRKRLVKLSCQTNIITISESYVKHFAINTAFSANERPHHHQAMPHANMSVHYIPAEKNVDLCKEMVDRLRITFDYTLPLVWLYPYEQVQYKKVTSSKFFLPIKGSTTNANRNPEDLSPSPHLLNPSTPQPTESQPTTGEPAAPKRCKAEPEALQSLRRSTCHSNNCDRLSESSGSPQPKCRQQDTSASTPKLFLHLEKKTPVHSRSSSPVPLTPSKEGSVVFAGFEGRRTNEINEVLSWKLVPDSYPPGDQPPPPSXIYGAQHLLQLFVKLSEILGKMSFSEKNLKALLKHFDLFLRFLAEYHDDFFTESAYVVACEVHYSTKNPRVIY from the exons ATGAGCGCCAGAGAGGGCGTGAAATTTAAATTCCACTCAGGGGAGAAAGTGTTGTGCTTCGAGCCTGACCCCACCAAGGCACGAGTGCTGGACGATGCCAAGATTGTCGATGTTATTGTTGGTAAAGACGAAAAAGGCAGAAAGATCCCAGAATATCTGATCCATTTGACTAGTTGGAACAGAAGCTGGGATAGATGGGCAGCTGAAGATCATGTCCTTCGTGACACTGATGAAAATTGGAGATTACAGCGTAAATTGGCAAGAAAAGCTGTAGCTCGCCTGAGAAgcacaggaagaaagaggaagcgCTGCAGGTTGCCAGGTGTGGACTCTGTCTTAAAAAGCCTCCCTgttgaagaaaaagatgaaaatgttgAAAACTTAATAAGCGGTTCCTCTGATGACAGTAGTgaagaaaaggatgaagaaataAGTGAAGAAAGTGATATTGAAGAAAAGACTGAAGTGAAGGAAGAACCAGAGCTGCAcgcaaaaaaggaaatggaagaaagaacaatAGCTGTAGAAATCCCTGAAGTTCTGAAAAGAA CTGAGGACGATTGTTACTGTATCAACAGGAGGAAACGGTTAGTGAAACTTTCATGCCAGACCAACATCATAACTATTTCGGAATCGTACGTGAAGCATTTTGCTATCAATACAGCCTTTTCAGCCAATGAGAGGCCTCATCACCATCAGGCTATGCCACACGCCAACATGAGTGTGCATTATATCCCAGCAGAAAAGAACGTTGACCTTTGTAAGGAGATGGTGGATAGATT aagaataaCTTTTGATTACACTCTCCCATTGGTTTGGCTCTATCCATATGAACAAGTTCAGTACAAAAAGGTGACTTCGTCCAAATTTTTTCTTCCGATTAAGGGAAGTACCACAAACGCTAATCGGAACCCGGAGGATCTCTCTCCAAGCCCACATTTGTTGAATCCATCCACGCCACAGCCCACAGAGAGTCAGCCAACCACAGGCGAGCCAGCTGCCCCCAAAAGGTGCAAAGCCGAGCCGGAAGCCTTGCAGTCTCTGAGGAGGTCCACATGCCACTCTAACAATTGCGACAGGCTGTCTGAGAGCAGCGGCTCGCCTCAGCCCAAGTGCCGGCAGCAGGACACGTCTGCCAGCACGCCCAAGCTGTTTCTGCACCTGGAAAAGAAGACGCCTGTTCATAGCCGATCATCCTCACCTGTTCCTCTGACCCCTAGCAAGGAAGGGAGTGTGGtgtttgctggctttgaaggcagAAGAACTAATGAAATAAATGAGGTCCTCTCCTGGAAACTTGTACCTGACAGTTACCCCCCAGGTGACCAGCCACCTCCACCCTCTTAAATTTATGGGGCACAACACTTGCTGCAATTGTTCGTGAAACTTTCAGAAATCCTTGGAAAGATGTCCTTTTCTGAGAAGAATCTGAAGGCTTTACTGAAGCACTTTGATCTCTTTCTGAGGTTTTTAGCAGAATACCATGATGACTTTTTCACAGAGTCTGCCTATGTTGTTGCCTGTGAGGTGCACTACAGCACGAAGAACCCCAGGGTGATTTATTAA